The segment GAACAGGGTGCCGCCGGCGGTGACCGACAGCAGCACGACCCCGGCGTGGAGGTTCATGGTCTTGCCCTGCAGCCACGGCGACAGGACGTTGCCCTCGAGCTGCTGGACGGCCAGCACGATGAGTGCGGCGATCACGGCGGCCTTGAAGTCGTTCGTCACCAGCGTCACGAGCACCGCGAGGATGCCGCTGACGAACGCGCCGACGATCGGGATGTAGCCGCCGAAGAACGTGATGACCGCGAGGGGGATCGCGAGCGGCACGCCCAGGATCGTCAGACCGATGCCGATGATGACGGCGTCGATGAAGGACACCAGGGTCTGGGTGCGGATGAACCCGCCCAGGGTGTTCCAGGTGCGGCCGAGCAGCTCGGTCGCGTGCTCGCCGGCCCGGCGGCCGCCCAGCGTGGCCAGCCACGGGAGGAAGCGGTGGCCGTCCTTGACGAAGAAGAACGTGAGCATCAGGACCAGCACCAGGTTGATGACGGCGTTCGTCGCGGCGCTCAACGTCGAGAAGATGCCCGAGCTGATGGCCGCGGCGCTCTCCTGCAGCTTGTCCTGCACGGCGCTGATGGCGCGGGTGATCTGTCCGTCGGACAGCTGCAGCGGTCCGTCGGTGAGCCAGTCGCGCACCCGCTGCAGGCCGTCGGAGGCCTGCGAGGCGATGGCCGGCGCCTGACCTGCGACCTGGGGCGTGAGCACCGCGATCGCACCGACGATCGCCGCGATGAAGCCGATCATGACGAGGGCCGCGGCCAGGCTGCTCGGCACCTTGTGCCGACGCAGCCAGGTGACCGGGGGCGCCAGGACGGTGGCCACGAGCAGGGCCAGCGACAGCGGGAAGAACACCATCCAGAGGTGCCCGACGATCCAGCCGAGCACGTACACGGCGGCGGCCAGCACCACGAGGCGCAGCCCCCACCGCTGGAGGACGGCGAACGCCTGGTCGATGACCACGGCGCGATCGCGGACGGTCGGAGTGCTCATCCTTGCAGCGTAGGCGCCGCGGTCGGTGGGATCGGCGGGACCCGCCAGTCGACGGGTGCGCTGCCCAGCTCGAGGAGGTGCGCGTCGACGCGGCTGAACGGCCGCGAGCCGAAGAACCCCCTCGATGCGGAGAGCGGGCTGGGGTGGGCACTCGCGACCGCGGGAGTGTCGCCCAGCAGGGGCTGCAGCTTCTGGGCGTCCCGCCCCCAGAGCACCGCGACGAGCGGCCGGTCGCGGGCCACGAGGGCCCGGATCGCCTGCTCCGTGACGCGCTCCCAGCCCATCCCGCGGTGGCTGGCCGGGGCGCCGGCCCCCACCGTCAGCACCCGGTTGAGCAGCAGGACTCCCTGCTCCGACCACGCCGTCAGGTCCCCGTGGGGCGCGCGGGGGATGCCCAGGTCGGCCTCGAGCTCGGTGTAGATGTTGGCGAGGCTGCGGGGAAGGGGGCGCACGTCGGGGTGGACCGAGAACGACAGACCCATGGCGTGACCGGGCGTCGGGTACGGGTCCTGGCCGGCGACGAGCACCTTCACGTCGGCGAGCGGTTCCCGGAACGCCCGCAGGATCGCGTCGCCGTGGGGCAGCCACGGTCGGCCGGCCTCGGTCTCGGCCCGCAGGAGCTCGCCCATCCGGGTCACGTCGTCGGCGACCGGCGCCAGGGCCTCGGCCCAGTCGGGTGCGACGAGCTCGTGCAACGACTTCGGCATGACCTCACCCTAGGCAGGATCGGGACGTGGTCGCCCGTCCGGCGACCTCGTGAGGGCGATGGCGTTCCGAGAACGGCGCGCCCTAGACTCTGGGGCGCAGTGTCAGCCATCACCGCGTACCGCACGCTGCTGCGGATCGTCGGGCCCGCCTACGTCGTCGTAGCCTTCCTCGGGCGAGTTCCGCTTGCCATGAGCCAGATGGGCACGCTGCTCCTCGTCAGCGGGGCCACGGGTCGCTACGCGCTCGGCGGTGCGGCCGCCGGCGCCCTCGCCGTGGCGAACGCCGTCGGTGCACCGTTCTTCGGGTCGTTGGCGGACCGCATCGGTCAGCGTCCCGTCGTGCTCGCCCAGTCGTGGGCCGGAGGGGCAGGACTCGCGGCGATCGTGTGGACGACGCAGTCCGACGCGTCACCTGCCGCCATCATCGTGGTGGCGGCCCTGGCCGGGCTCGCCACGCCCCAGATCGGTCCGCTGGCCCGCGTGCGGTGGCAGCCGATCACCCGTCGCGCTCCCGACCAGCGCCGGCTCGTCGACGCGGCGTTCTCCTACGAAGGAGCGGCCGACGAGGTCTCCTTCGTGCTCGGCCCCGCCACGGTCGGGCTGCTGGCGGTCGTGGTGGCCCCGGGCGACGCGCTGCTGGTGGCTGCGGGGCTGCTCGTGGCCTTCGGGTCGTGGTTCGCACTCCACCCCACCGCCGCGCTCACCCGACCCGAACCGGGGGCCGTCCGGTCCGACGCGCCCGTGATCACCGGGGTCCTCGTCGTGCTCGCTCTCGCCCAGATGCTGATCGGCATGCTGTTCGGTGCCACGCAGACGGGGTCCACCGTGCTGGCCACCGCCGCGGGCGAGCCCGGCCAGGCCGGTCTCATCCACGCGACGCTCGGGGTCGGCAGCGCGATCGCCGGCCTCGCGATCGCCGCCCTGCCCGAGCGCATCGGCTACCCGACGCGCATGGTCGCGTCCGCGTCCGCGCTGCTCGTCCTGTCGGTGCCGCTTCTCCTGGTGCAGACCATCGGGCAGCTCGTCGCCGTGATCGCCCTGCTGGGCTTCGCGGTGGCGCCGTACATGATCAGCAACTTCGCGATGGCTGGATCCGTGGTCGAGCCCGAGCGCGTCGGCACCGCCATGACGTTGCTCGCCGGTGCCACGGGCATCGGGTACGCGCTCGGCTCGACGGTGGCGGGCCGCCTCGCCGACCTCGGCGGCCACACCCCGGCGTTCGCGGTGACCGTCACCGCCACGGCGCTGGCCCTGGTGCTCTCCCTCGCCTTCCGCGCACGGCGCGGGTCGTCGTCCTGAATGTGCCGGGTCGGCGTTCCCTGGGGTCGGACCCCGGTCCATGTCTCACCGGGTGAGGCGGTCCAGGAACGCGACGAGCAGGGCCTCGCGCAGGCGCGGGGGCGCGACGTCGAGCAGGGCGTTCACCGGCGCCATCTCCTGCGGCACGGACACCTCGCCGCTGCCGTCACCGAGGCCCGCGGTCTGCAGGAGCAGGTCGAACGTCGCGTCGTCCAGCGTGGCCGGGTCGAGGGACTCGGCCACGGCGCGCAGCTCGGCGTCGACCGTCACCGGACCGGCCGCGACCGCGTCGGCCGTCGCGGCAGCGAGGTCCTCCAGCAGCTGCGGGACCTGCGGGGCGGTGGCGGCGCACATCGTCAGGTGCAGCGTGGCCGGCTCGTCACGCCACGACATCTGCGGCTGCACGAACCAGCCGCGGGCGAGCATGCGGTCGCTCAGCGTGAACACGTCGAGCGCGTCGTCGGCGCCGACGCACAGCAGCGTCGAGTCCGGCGGCACCACCACGTGCAGGTGGTCGATGCCGCCGATGCCGTCGGCGAGCGCGCGGGTGGCGTCGATCGTCTGGCGCACGAGTCGGGCGTAGCCGTCGTCGCCGAGGTAGCGGACCACGGCCCACGCCGCCGCGAGGGGTCCACCGGACTTGGTGGACTGCAC is part of the Aeromicrobium sp. Leaf245 genome and harbors:
- a CDS encoding AI-2E family transporter, producing MSTPTVRDRAVVIDQAFAVLQRWGLRLVVLAAAVYVLGWIVGHLWMVFFPLSLALLVATVLAPPVTWLRRHKVPSSLAAALVMIGFIAAIVGAIAVLTPQVAGQAPAIASQASDGLQRVRDWLTDGPLQLSDGQITRAISAVQDKLQESAAAISSGIFSTLSAATNAVINLVLVLMLTFFFVKDGHRFLPWLATLGGRRAGEHATELLGRTWNTLGGFIRTQTLVSFIDAVIIGIGLTILGVPLAIPLAVITFFGGYIPIVGAFVSGILAVLVTLVTNDFKAAVIAALIVLAVQQLEGNVLSPWLQGKTMNLHAGVVLLSVTAGGTLFGVTGAFLAVPVAAATAVLLRYINEQIDDGVDPEAPPEDSHAAALLAEGKVADDAD
- a CDS encoding uracil-DNA glycosylase; the protein is MPKSLHELVAPDWAEALAPVADDVTRMGELLRAETEAGRPWLPHGDAILRAFREPLADVKVLVAGQDPYPTPGHAMGLSFSVHPDVRPLPRSLANIYTELEADLGIPRAPHGDLTAWSEQGVLLLNRVLTVGAGAPASHRGMGWERVTEQAIRALVARDRPLVAVLWGRDAQKLQPLLGDTPAVASAHPSPLSASRGFFGSRPFSRVDAHLLELGSAPVDWRVPPIPPTAAPTLQG
- a CDS encoding MFS transporter — protein: MSAITAYRTLLRIVGPAYVVVAFLGRVPLAMSQMGTLLLVSGATGRYALGGAAAGALAVANAVGAPFFGSLADRIGQRPVVLAQSWAGGAGLAAIVWTTQSDASPAAIIVVAALAGLATPQIGPLARVRWQPITRRAPDQRRLVDAAFSYEGAADEVSFVLGPATVGLLAVVVAPGDALLVAAGLLVAFGSWFALHPTAALTRPEPGAVRSDAPVITGVLVVLALAQMLIGMLFGATQTGSTVLATAAGEPGQAGLIHATLGVGSAIAGLAIAALPERIGYPTRMVASASALLVLSVPLLLVQTIGQLVAVIALLGFAVAPYMISNFAMAGSVVEPERVGTAMTLLAGATGIGYALGSTVAGRLADLGGHTPAFAVTVTATALALVLSLAFRARRGSSS